Proteins from a single region of Xyrauchen texanus isolate HMW12.3.18 chromosome 7, RBS_HiC_50CHRs, whole genome shotgun sequence:
- the LOC127647039 gene encoding CCA tRNA nucleotidyltransferase 1, mitochondrial-like, whose amino-acid sequence MLARILQRPVLIRQILLTWSHRSLFTMQLKTKEFKSLFTDGLVGLAEIFEKNQFELRIAGGAVRDLLSGKQPEDVDFATTATPEEMKNMFQAAGVRMINNKGEKHGTITTRLHNENFEVTTLRVDVQTDGRHAEVEFTTDWQKDAERRDLTINSMFLGLDGTLYDYFQGYEDLKSRKVRFVGSASLRIQEDFLRILRYFRFYGRVSTEPEQHEPETLDAIRENAKGLAGISGERIWVELKKMLVGNHAGHLLELIYELGLAQYIGLPAEGNVGEMKQICQRAQDSSPKPMTILAALFRSQDEVERLDLRLKLSREEKNLGLFLVKYRRDLVKGRDEHDSIKLYTDFIIDSREPDTQSKILELLKYQGEKELLDELRKWSIPRFPVSGHDLRKLGVTSGKEIGTILQELRDIWKKSRYQMSKEELLATLSRS is encoded by the exons ATGTTGGCGAGAATTCTTCAGCGCCCAGTGCTGATCAGACAGATTCTTCTCACGTGGAGTCACAGATCGCTTTTCACAATGCAGCTGAAAACAAAAGAGTTCAAGTCTTTATTTACTGACGGACTGGTTGGTCTAGCAG AAATATTCGAAAAGAACCAGTTTGAGCTGAGGATTGCCGGAGGTGCAGTACGGGATCTTCTGTCAGGAAAACAGCCTGAAGATGTGGATTTTGCCACCACAGCCACACCAGAGGAAATGAAGAACATGTTCCAGGCAGCGGGAGTCAGGATGATAAACAACAAAGGGGAGAAACATGGAACCATCACCACCAGG CTTCATAATGAGAACTTTGAGGTGACCACTTTGCGAGTGGATGTACAGACCGATGGGCGGCACGCAGAGGTAGAGTTTACCACTGACTGGCAGAAAGATGCAGAACGTAGAGACCTCACCATCAATTCCATGTTCCTAG GGCTGGATGGGACTTTGTATGATTATTTCCAAGGATATGAGGATCTTAAAAGCAGGAAAGTAAGGTTTGTTGGCAGTGCTTCACTACGGATCCAGGAGGACTTTCTTCGAATTTTGAGATATTTcag ATTCTATGGGCGAGTGTCAACTGAGCCAGAACAACATGAACCTGAGACTCTGGATGCAATCCGAGAAAATGCTAAGGGATTGGCAGGAATCTCAGGAGAGAGGATTTGGGTGGAACTGAAGAAGATGCTTGTTGGAAACCATGCTGGTCACCTTCTTGAGCTCATCTATGAGCTGGGTCTGGCCCAGTACATAG GTCTTCCAGCAGAAGGCAATGTTGGAGAGATGAAGCAGATCTGCCAGAGGGCTCAGGATAGCTCTCCTAAACCCATGACTATCCTGGCCGCTCTGTTCCGAAGCCAGGATGAGGTAGAGAGACTGGATCTGCGACTAAAGCTTTCCAGAGAAGAGAAAAACCTGGGCCTCTTCCTGGTCAAGTACAGACGAGACCTTGTTAAGGGGCGTGATGAACACGACAGCATTAAACTGTACACAGATTTCATTATTGAT TCTCGAGAGCCGGACACCCAGAGTAAAATACTGGAGCTGCTGAAGTACCAGGGAGAAAAGGAACTCTTGGATGAGCTACGCAAGTGGTCCATCCCTCGCTTCCCAGTCAGTGGGCATGACCTGCGCAAGCTGGGTGTTACCTCGGGTAAGGAGATTGGCACTATTCTGCAAGAGCTTAGGGACATCTGGAAGAAGAGCCGCTATCAGATGAGCAAAGAGGAACTCCTGGCAACTCTGAGCAGATCCTGA
- the LOC127647040 gene encoding PRA1 family protein 3-like, whose protein sequence is MQLHAMSVAGIGHLMAKVEIAPLRSLDDFCPGSERFAKPDTRDLAKWNNRVVSNLLYYQTNYLVMAIIVFLIVGFMNPVRMFSGAAVIASVFISSMWAGENKAMIKKFKKENPTLFVFLVMVVSFLLMSLFGGVMVLLMGIKLPLLLIFAHASLRLRNIKNKLENKMESAGLKKSPMGIILEALGQQEENLSKIQGFLESKLNQ, encoded by the exons ATGCAACTGCATGCAATGTCAGTTGCAGGGATCGGTCATTTAATGGCTAAAGTGGAGATCGCCCCTCTGAGATCCTTGGATGATTTCTGTCCAGGCTCAGAGCGCTTTGCTAAACCAGATACACGAGATTTGGCCAAATGGAACAACAGAGTGGTCAGCAACCTCCTGTACTATCAAACAAATTATCTGGTGATGGCAATCATCGTTTTCTTGATTGTAGG GTTCATGAACCCTGTGAGAATGTTCTCAGGTGCCGCAGTCATTGCTTCAGTTTTCATTAGCTCCATGTGGGCCGGAGAGAACAAGGCCATGATCAAGAAGTTCAAAAAGGAGAACCCAACCTTGTTTGTTTTCCTGGTCATGGTTGTGAGTTTCCTCCTGATGTCACTCTTTGGTGGAGTCATGGTACTGCTGATGGGAATCAAGCTGCCACTTCTCT TGATCTTTGCGCATGCATCACTTCGACTGCGcaacattaaaaacaaactgGAGAATAAGATGGAGAGTGCGGGACTCAAGAAATCACCCATGGGCATCATACTTGAAGCACTGGGCCAACAAGAAGAGAATCTCAGTAAAATTCAAGGCTTTCTAGAGAGCAAACTCAATCAATAA